The following are from one region of the Hymenobacter sp. YIM 151858-1 genome:
- a CDS encoding FtsB family cell division protein, which translates to MALPDVLDRVPRFLRSFYFLTGMTFLVWMTLFDGNDLLKQYEMYDKWRELQVQKEYYTGKIAEVKKDRAELLSSPEMLEKFAREKYVMKRPGEDVFVLVPQEEE; encoded by the coding sequence ATGGCTCTCCCCGACGTACTTGACCGTGTACCGCGTTTCCTGCGCAGCTTTTACTTTCTGACCGGGATGACCTTTCTGGTGTGGATGACGCTTTTTGACGGCAACGACCTGCTGAAACAGTACGAGATGTACGACAAGTGGCGGGAGCTGCAGGTGCAAAAGGAGTACTACACCGGGAAAATTGCCGAGGTAAAGAAAGACCGCGCCGAGTTGCTCAGCAGCCCCGAAATGCTCGAAAAGTTTGCCCGCGAAAAGTACGTGATGAAGCGCCCCGGCGAGGACGTGTTCGTGCTGGTGCCGCAGGAAGAGGAATAA
- a CDS encoding DNA-directed RNA polymerase subunit alpha, producing the protein MSILAFQMPEKVVMEKSDDFYGTFEFKPLEKGYGVTIGNALRRILLSSLEGYAITSVRTSNVLHEFQTIEGVIEDMSEIILNLKQVRFKKINDVIEDKITVRISGQESFAAGDINKFTNGFQVLNPDLVICNIDPSTSLEFEFTVQKGRGYVPAEENKPADQVFGQISIDAIFTPIKNVKYSIENTRVEQKTDYEKLLLEIHTDGSIHPEDALKGAANILIQHFMLFSDNTMTFETAKAEEETSVDEETLHMRKVLKTPLQDMDLSVRAYNCLKAADIKTLGDLVQLDLADMMKFRNFGKKSLTELENLVEEKGLHFGMDVSRFRLDEE; encoded by the coding sequence ATGTCAATTCTCGCTTTTCAAATGCCGGAGAAAGTCGTGATGGAGAAATCCGACGACTTCTACGGAACGTTTGAGTTCAAACCGCTGGAGAAGGGTTACGGCGTGACGATCGGCAACGCGCTACGTCGCATTCTGCTGTCGTCGCTCGAGGGGTACGCGATTACCTCGGTACGCACGAGCAACGTGCTGCACGAGTTTCAGACCATTGAGGGGGTCATCGAAGACATGTCGGAAATTATTCTGAACCTGAAGCAAGTTCGGTTCAAGAAGATTAACGATGTAATCGAAGACAAAATCACGGTTCGCATCAGCGGCCAGGAATCCTTTGCTGCCGGCGATATTAACAAGTTCACCAACGGTTTCCAGGTGCTGAACCCGGACCTGGTGATTTGCAATATTGACCCCAGCACCTCGCTGGAGTTCGAGTTTACGGTTCAGAAGGGCCGTGGCTACGTACCTGCTGAGGAGAACAAGCCGGCTGACCAAGTATTTGGTCAGATTTCTATCGATGCCATCTTCACGCCGATCAAAAACGTGAAGTACAGCATCGAAAATACCCGTGTGGAGCAGAAGACCGACTACGAGAAACTGCTGCTCGAAATTCATACGGACGGCTCGATTCATCCGGAGGACGCGCTGAAAGGTGCTGCCAACATCCTGATCCAACACTTCATGTTGTTCTCGGACAACACGATGACCTTTGAGACGGCCAAGGCCGAGGAGGAGACCAGCGTGGACGAAGAGACGCTGCACATGCGGAAGGTTCTCAAGACCCCGCTGCAGGACATGGACCTGTCGGTACGTGCTTACAACTGCTTGAAGGCCGCCGATATCAAGACCCTCGGCGACCTGGTGCAGCTGGACCTGGCCGACATGATGAAGTTCCGCAACTTCGGTAAGAAGTCGCTGACCGAACTGGAGAACCTCGTTGAGGAAAAAGGCCTCCACTTTGGTATGGACGTGTCGCGGTTCCGCCTCGACGAAGAATAG
- the eno gene encoding phosphopyruvate hydratase — translation MSIIAAINARQIFDSRGNPTVEVDVTTDNGVVGRAAVPSGASTGKHEAVELRDDDKSKYMGKGVLKAVENVNSKIAEELVGFSVYEQSLLDKIMLELDGTPNKATLGANAILGVSLAIARAAAQEAGMPLYRYVGGVNASTLPVPMMNILNGGSHADNSIDFQEFMVMPVGAESFTEALRWGSEIFHHLKNVLKKQGLSTNVGDEGGFAPNIKSNEAAIEVVLQAIEAAGYKPGDDVMIALDAAASEFYSDGHYHFKKSTGDKLTSSEMASYWADWTRRYPIISIEDGLDEDDWAGWKQLTDEVGQNVQLVGDDLFVTNVKRIQEGIEKGVANAILIKVNQIGSLTETIDAINLGRRHQYKSIMSHRSGETEDNTIADLAVALNTGQIKTGSMSRSDRMAKYNQLLRIEQELGEVAYFPGRNM, via the coding sequence ATGAGCATTATCGCCGCCATCAACGCCCGGCAAATCTTCGACTCGCGTGGTAACCCGACTGTGGAGGTAGACGTGACCACCGACAACGGCGTGGTAGGCCGTGCTGCGGTGCCATCGGGCGCTTCTACCGGTAAGCACGAAGCTGTGGAGCTGCGCGACGACGATAAGTCGAAATACATGGGTAAGGGCGTGCTGAAGGCGGTTGAGAACGTCAACAGCAAGATTGCCGAAGAGCTGGTGGGCTTCTCGGTGTACGAGCAAAGCCTGCTCGACAAGATCATGCTGGAGCTCGATGGCACGCCGAACAAGGCAACCCTAGGTGCCAATGCCATTTTGGGCGTGTCGCTGGCTATTGCCCGGGCCGCAGCCCAGGAGGCCGGTATGCCGCTGTACCGCTACGTGGGCGGCGTAAACGCCTCGACGCTGCCGGTGCCCATGATGAATATCCTGAACGGCGGTTCGCACGCCGACAACTCGATCGACTTCCAGGAGTTCATGGTTATGCCGGTGGGCGCCGAGTCGTTCACGGAGGCGCTGCGCTGGGGTTCGGAAATTTTCCACCACTTGAAGAACGTGCTGAAGAAGCAGGGCCTGAGCACCAACGTGGGCGACGAAGGCGGGTTCGCACCGAACATCAAGTCGAACGAGGCGGCTATTGAGGTAGTACTGCAGGCCATTGAGGCCGCCGGCTACAAGCCTGGCGACGACGTGATGATTGCGCTGGATGCCGCTGCTTCGGAATTCTACTCCGATGGTCATTACCACTTCAAGAAGAGCACGGGCGACAAGCTGACGTCGTCGGAAATGGCTTCGTACTGGGCCGATTGGACGCGCCGCTACCCGATCATCAGCATTGAGGATGGCCTTGATGAGGACGACTGGGCTGGTTGGAAGCAGCTAACCGATGAGGTTGGCCAAAACGTGCAGCTGGTGGGCGACGACCTGTTCGTAACGAACGTGAAGCGCATTCAGGAAGGCATTGAGAAGGGTGTGGCCAACGCTATCCTGATCAAGGTAAACCAGATTGGTTCGCTCACCGAAACCATCGACGCCATCAACCTGGGCCGCCGTCATCAGTACAAGAGCATCATGTCGCACCGTTCGGGCGAAACCGAGGACAACACCATTGCCGACCTGGCCGTGGCGCTGAACACGGGCCAGATCAAGACGGGTTCGATGTCGCGCTCCGACCGCATGGCTAAGTACAACCAGCTGCTGCGCATCGAGCAGGAGCTTGGCGAAGTGGCTTACTTCCCTGGCCGCAACATGTAA
- the rpsK gene encoding 30S ribosomal protein S11: MAQKRKDKAKKRIVQVEATGQVHIKASFNNIIISVTNNNGQVISWASAGKMGFRGSKKNTPYAAQTAAQDCGKVAYDLGMRKCEVFVKGPGAGRESAIRAFQNLGIEVTTIRDVTPLPHNGCRPPKRRRV; the protein is encoded by the coding sequence ATGGCACAAAAAAGAAAAGACAAAGCCAAGAAGCGCATCGTCCAGGTTGAAGCAACCGGTCAGGTGCACATCAAGGCTTCGTTCAACAACATCATCATCTCGGTTACGAACAACAACGGCCAGGTGATTTCGTGGGCTTCGGCCGGCAAAATGGGTTTCCGCGGTTCTAAAAAGAACACTCCCTATGCTGCCCAAACCGCTGCTCAGGACTGCGGTAAAGTAGCCTACGACCTAGGCATGCGCAAGTGCGAGGTATTCGTGAAAGGTCCGGGTGCTGGCCGTGAGTCGGCTATCCGTGCCTTCCAGAACCTGGGCATTGAGGTGACGACCATCCGCGACGTGACTCCGCTGCCGCACAACGGCTGCCGTCCGCCCAAACGTCGCCGCGTCTGA
- the rpsD gene encoding 30S ribosomal protein S4, whose protein sequence is MARYTGPKTKVARRFGEAIFGPSKALTKKAYPPGQHGRGRRKKQSEYAVQLMEKQKVKYLYGVLEKQFANLFDKAAGKPGITGENLLAYLEQRLDNVVYRLGIAPTRRAARQLVSHKHIIVDGEVVNIPSYHVKPGSIVAVREKSKSLEAIVNSLSVRNARQFGWLEWDAKEFAGKVISTPQRDQIPEKIEEQLIVELYSK, encoded by the coding sequence ATGGCACGTTATACCGGCCCTAAAACCAAGGTTGCCCGTCGCTTCGGGGAAGCCATTTTCGGCCCGAGCAAGGCACTCACCAAGAAAGCATATCCTCCGGGCCAGCACGGCCGCGGCCGCCGCAAGAAGCAGTCGGAATACGCCGTGCAGCTGATGGAGAAGCAAAAAGTAAAGTACCTCTACGGGGTACTGGAAAAGCAGTTCGCCAACCTGTTCGACAAAGCTGCTGGTAAGCCGGGTATCACCGGTGAAAACCTGCTGGCTTACCTCGAGCAGCGTCTGGACAACGTGGTATACCGTTTGGGCATTGCCCCGACGCGCCGCGCTGCTCGTCAGCTCGTTTCGCACAAGCACATCATCGTTGATGGTGAGGTGGTAAACATCCCTTCGTACCACGTTAAGCCGGGTTCGATTGTGGCTGTACGCGAAAAGTCGAAGTCGCTGGAGGCTATCGTGAACAGCCTGTCTGTTCGCAATGCCCGTCAGTTCGGCTGGCTGGAGTGGGATGCGAAAGAGTTTGCCGGTAAGGTAATCTCGACTCCCCAGCGCGACCAGATCCCCGAGAAAATCGAGGAGCAGCTGATCGTCGAGCTGTATTCGAAGTAA
- the rplQ gene encoding 50S ribosomal protein L17, whose amino-acid sequence MRHGKKDNHLGRTTAHRGAMLSNMASSLILHKRITTTTAKAKELRKYVEPLLTRSKEDTTHSRRMVFAELQNKESIKELFGEVAGKIANRPGGYTRIIKLSAGRAGDNADMCIIELVDYNEALLEAKNAGAAKATTRRSRRGGKKAEGAATPAATTEATPATEAPAADAASTEEAAS is encoded by the coding sequence ATGAGACACGGTAAAAAAGACAATCACCTCGGCCGTACCACCGCTCACCGCGGTGCAATGCTGTCGAACATGGCTTCGTCGCTGATCCTGCACAAGCGCATCACGACGACTACTGCCAAGGCGAAAGAACTACGCAAGTACGTTGAGCCGCTGCTGACCCGCTCGAAAGAAGACACGACGCACTCGCGCCGCATGGTATTCGCCGAGCTGCAGAACAAAGAGTCGATTAAGGAGCTGTTTGGTGAAGTGGCTGGCAAAATTGCCAACCGTCCCGGTGGCTACACCCGCATCATCAAGCTGAGCGCCGGCCGTGCTGGTGACAACGCCGACATGTGCATCATCGAGCTGGTTGACTACAACGAAGCTCTGCTGGAAGCCAAGAACGCTGGCGCCGCTAAAGCAACGACCCGTCGTTCGCGCCGCGGTGGCAAGAAAGCCGAAGGTGCTGCAACGCCTGCTGCTACCACCGAAGCTACTCCTGCTACGGAAGCTCCGGCTGCTGATGCTGCTTCGACTGAAGAAGCTGCTTCGTAA